One window from the genome of Panthera leo isolate Ple1 chromosome D3, P.leo_Ple1_pat1.1, whole genome shotgun sequence encodes:
- the MN1 gene encoding transcriptional activator MN1 translates to MFGLDQFEPQINSRNAGQGERNFNEAGLSMNAHFKAPAFHAGGPPGPVDPAMSALGEPPILSMNMEPYGFHARGHSELHAGGLQAQPVHGFFGGQQPHHGHPGGHHPHQHHPHFGGNFGGPDPGASCLHGGRLLGYGGAAAGLGSQPPFAEGYDHMAESQGPESFGPQRPGNLPDFHSSGASGHAVPAPCLPLDQSPNRAASFHGLPASSGSDSHSLEPRRVANQGAVDSLEYNYPGEAPSGHFDMFSPSDSEGQLPHYAAGRQVPGGSFPGASAMPRAAGMVGLSKMHAQQQQQQQQQQQQQQQQQQQQQQQQQQQQQQQQQQQQHGVFFERFGGARKMPVGLEPGVGSRHPLMQPPQQAPPPPQQQPPQQPQQPPPPPPQQPPPPGLLVRQNSCPPALPRPQQGEAGTPSGGLQDGGPMLPSQHAQFEYPIHRLENRSMHPYSEPVFNMQHPPPQQAPNQRLQHFDAPPYMNVAKRPRFDFPGSAGVDRCASWNGSMPNGALDNHLSPSAYSGLPGEFTPPVPDSFPSGPPLQHPAPDHQSLQQQQQQQQQQQQQQQQQRQNAALMIKQMASRNQQQRLRQPNLAQLGHPGDVGQGGLVHSGPVGGLAQPNFERESAGAARLGTFEQQAPHLAQESAWFPGPHPPPGDLLPRRLGGSGLPADCGPHDPGLAPPPPPGGSGVLFRGPLQEPLRMPGEGHVPALPSPGLQFGGSLAGLGQLQSPGAGVGLPSAPSERRPPPPDFTAPALGGQPGFPFSAANRQATPHSGPGVNSPPSAGGGGGGTGGGSGGGAYPPQPDFQPSQRTSASKLGALSLGSFNKPSSKDNLFGQSCLAALSTACQNMIASLGAPNLNVTFNKKNPPEGKRKLSQNETDGAAVAGNPGSDYFPGGTTPGAPGPGGPSGTSNGGSKASGPPNPPAQGDGTSLSPNYTLESTSGNDGKPVPGGGGRGRGRRKRDSGHVSPGTFFDKYSAAPDSGGAPGVSPGQQQAPGAAVGGSSTSEARGAPTPHEKALTSPSWGKGAELLLGDQSDLMASLDGGAKSDGSSPHVGEFASDEVSTSYANEDEVSSSSDNPPALAKASRSPLVTGSPKLPPRGVGAGEHGPKAPPPPLGLGIMSTSTSTPDSYGGGAGHPGTPGLEQVRTPTSSSGAPPPDEIHPLEILQAQIQLQRQQFSISEDQPLGLKGGKKGECAVGSSGAQNGDSELGSCCSEAVKSAMSTIDLDSLMAEHSATWYMPADKALADGADDDKTLAPWEKAKPQNPNSKEAHDLPANKASATQPGNHLQCLSVHCTDDVGDTKARASVPTWRSLHSDISNRFGTFVAALT, encoded by the coding sequence ATGTTTGGGCTGGACCAATTCGAGCCCCAGATCAACAGCAGGAACGCTGGCCAGGGCGAAAGGAACTTTAACGAGGCCGGACTAAGCATGAATGCCCACTTCAAGGCCCCGGCTTTCCACGCGGGGGGACCCCCTGGCCCCGTGGACCCTGCCATGAGCGCGCTGGGCGAGCCCCCGATCTTGAGCATGAACATGGAGCCTTACGGCTTCCACGCGCGTGGTCACTCGGAGTTGCACGCGGGGGGGCTGCAGGCACAGCCGGTGCACGGATTCTTTGGAGGCCAGCAGCCGCACCACGGCCACCCGGGAGGCCACCACCCCCATCAACATCACCCCCACTTTGGGGGCAACTTCGGCGGTCCGGACCCAGGGGCCTCATGCCTGCACGGGGGTCGCCTACTTGGCTACGGGGGCGCCGCCGCCGGCCTGGGCAGCCAGCCGCCCTTCGCTGAGGGTTATGACCACATGGCGGAGAGCCAGGGGCCCGAGAGCTTCGGCCCGCAGAGACCCGGGAACCTCCCGGACTTCCACAGTTCGGGCGCCTCGGGCCATGCGGTGCCTGCCCCATGCTTGCCGCTGGACCAGAGCCCTAACCGAGCCGCCTCCTTTCACGGCCTGCCCGCCTCCAGCGGCTCCGATTCCCACAGTCTGGAGCCCCGAAGGGTGGCGAACCAAGGAGCCGTCGACTCGCTGGAATACAATTACCCTGGCGAGGCGCCCTCGGGACATTTCGACATGTTTTCGCCCTCCGATTCCGAAGGGCAGCTGCCTCATTATGCGGCGGGTCGCCAGGTTCCCGGGGGCTCCTTCCCCGGTGCCTCGGCCATGCCCAGAGCTGCAGGCATGGTGGGCTTGTCCAAAATGCAcgcccagcagcagcagcagcagcagcagcaacagcagcagcagcagcagcaacagcagcagcagcagcagcagcaacaacagcagcagcagcagcagcagcaacagcagcagcacgGCGTGTTCTTCGAGAGATTCGGCGGGGCCCGCAAGATGCCGGTGGGTTTGGAGCCGGGAGTAGGCTCCAGGCACCCGTTAATGCAGCCTCCCCAGCAGGCCCCGCCACCCCCTCAGCAGCAGCCCCCGCAGCAGCCGCAGcagcctccgccgccgccgccgcagcagCCGCCGCCACCCGGGCTTCTGGTCCGACAAAATTCGTGCCCGCCGGCGCTCCCGCGGCCCCAGCAGGGCGAGGCGGGCACGCCCAGCGGCGGCCTGCAGGACGGGGGCCCCATGCTGCCCAGTCAGCACGCACAGTTCGAGTATCCCATCCACCGGCTGGAGAACCGGAGCATGCACCCTTATTCGGAGCCTGTGTTCAACAtgcagcacccccctccccagcaggcgCCCAACCAGCGGCTGCAGCATTTCGACGCGCCCCCCTACATGAACGTGGCCAAGAGGCCGCGCTTTGACTTCCCGGGCAGCGCGGGAGTGGACCGCTGTGCTTCGTGGAACGGCAGCATGCCCAACGGCGCTTTGGACAACCACCTCTCGCCCTCCGCCTATTCGGGCCTCCCTGGCGAGTTCACGCCGCCCGTGCCCGACAGCTTTCCCTCAGGGCCACCCCTGCAGCATCCGGCCCCGGACCACCAGTCcctgcagcagcagcaacagcagcagcaacagcagcagcagcagcaacagcagcagcgcCAAAACGCGGCCCTCATGATTAAGCAGATGGCGTCGCGGAATCAGCAGCAGCGGCTGCGCCAGCCGAACCTGGCTCAGCTAGGCCACCCCGGGGACGTGGGCCAGGGCGGCCTGGTACACAGTGGCCCGGTGGGCGGCTTGGCCCAGCCGAACTTTGAGCGCGAAAGCGCGGGCGCGGCGCGCCTGGGCACTTTCGAGCAGCAGGCGCCTCACTTGGCGCAGGAGAGCGCGTGGTTCCCAGGTCCGCACCCGCCGCCGGGTGACCTGCTGCCCCGCAGGCTGGGCGGCTCTGGCCTGCCGGCTGACTGCGGCCCGCACGACCCCGGCCTggcgccgccccctccccccggcggCTCCGGAGTGCTGTTCCGTGGCCCTCTGCAGGAGCCGCTGAGGATGCCCGGAGAGGGCCACGTGCCCGCGCTGCCCTCCCCCGGCCTGCAGTTCGGGGGCAGCCTGGCCGGCCTGGGCCAACTGCAGTCgcccggggctggggtgggactGCCCAGCGCTCCCTCCGAGCGCAGGCCCCCGCCGCCGGATTTCACAGCACCGGCGCTCGGGGGCCAGCCTGGCTTCCCGTTCAGCGCGGCGAACCGGCAGGCCACGCCGCACAGCGGCCCGGGCGTGAACTCGCCCCCGagcgcgggcgggggcgggggaggcacgGGCGGCGGCAGCGGAGGGGGCGCCTACCCGCCGCAGCCCGATTTCCAGCCCAGCCAGCGCACCTCGGCCAGTAAGCTGGGCGCGCTGTCGCTGGGCTCCTTCAACAAGCCCAGCTCCAAGGACAACCTGTTCGGCCAGAGCTGCCTGGCCGCACTCTCCACCGCCTGCCAGAACATGATCGCCAGCCTCGGGGCCCCCAACCTCAACGTGACCTTCAACAAGAAGAACCCGCCCGAGGgcaagaggaaactgagccagAACGAGACCGACGGCGCGGCTGTGGCCGGCAACCCGGGCTCGGATTACTTCCCGGGGGGGACCacccctggggccccagggcctgGAGGCCCGTCGGGGACTAGTAACGGTGGCTCCAAAGCCTCGGGGCCGCCCAACCCGCCCGCCCAGGGGGACGGCACGAGCCTCTCCCCGAACTACACCCTGGAATCAACATCCGGGAACGACGGCAAGCCGGTCCCCGGGGGCGGCGGCCGGGGACGGGGTCGAAGAAAAAGGGACAGTGGTCACGTGAGCCCGGGGACCTTCTTCGACAAGTACTCGGCCGCGCCAGACAGCGGGGGCGCGCCTGGGGTGAGCCCAGGGCAGCAGCAGGCGCCAGGCGCAGCCGTCGGGGGAAGCTCCACGAGCGAGGCTCGCGGGGCTCCTACGCCTCACGAGAAAGCGCTCACGTCGCCGTCGTGGGGGAAGGGGGCCGAGTTGCTCCTGGGGGACCAGTCGGACCTCATGGCTTCCCTGGACGGCGGGGCCAAGTCGGACGGGAGTTCCCCGCACGTGGGCGAGTTTGCCTCGGACGAGGTGAGCACGAGTTACGCCAACGAGGACGAGGTGTCGTCCAGCTCCGACAaccccccagccctggccaaAGCGAGTAGGAGCCCCCTGGTGACAGGCTCGCCCAAACTCCCTCCCCGTGGGGTGGGCGCTGGGGAACACGGACCTaaggcgcccccgcccccgctcggCCTGGGCATCATGTCTACCTCTACCTCCACCCCTGACAGCTACGGCGGGGGCGCGGGCCATCCCGGCACGCCGGGCCTGGAGCAGGTCCGGACCCCCACGAGCAGCAGCGGTGCGCCACCCCCCGACGAGATCCACCCCCTGGAGATCCTCCAGGCGCAGATCCAGCTACAGAGGCAGCAGTTCAGCATCTCTGAGGACCAGCCCCTGGGGCTCAAGGGTGGCAAGAAGGGGGAGTGCGCCGTTGGGTCCTCGGGCGCGCAGAATGGCGACAGCGAGCTGGGCAGCTGCTGCTCCGAGGCGGTCAAGAGCGCCATGAGCACCATCGACCTGGACTCCCTGATGGCAGAGCACAGCGCCACCTGGTACATGCCCGCTGACAAGGCCTTGGCGGACGGCGCGGACGACGACAAGACGCTGGCACCTTGGGAGAAGGCCAAACCCCAGAACCCCAACAGCAAAGAAG